One Terriglobia bacterium DNA segment encodes these proteins:
- the murQ gene encoding N-acetylmuramic acid 6-phosphate etherase produces the protein MLDREHLRDLRTEAQNPASAELDTKSALEIASIINAEDAKVADAVARALPQIAQAIDVVAEAIGNSGRLIYVGAGTSGRIAALDAAECPPTFNTDPQTVQFVIAGGVEALSRDVEADEDSAESGRHDLARRKPGPQDVVAGIAASGRTPYTVAAVEYARSQGARTIAITCNPGTPLARTADIGIIVDVGPEVLTGSTRMKAGTAQKMVCNMITTGAMARAGYVYGNLMVNVDAKNQKLLARAVGILEQASAVDRERAATALQEAGNSVPVALIMLKAGVSKPDAQRHLELAGGNVRRAIESAQPLSARRSSRKT, from the coding sequence ATGCTCGACCGCGAACACTTGCGCGACCTCCGCACCGAAGCCCAGAATCCCGCATCGGCGGAACTGGATACCAAGTCGGCGCTGGAGATCGCGAGCATCATCAATGCCGAGGACGCCAAGGTCGCCGACGCGGTTGCGCGCGCGCTGCCTCAAATCGCGCAGGCGATTGATGTCGTCGCCGAAGCGATCGGCAATAGCGGGCGGCTGATCTATGTTGGCGCCGGCACCAGCGGTCGGATCGCCGCGCTCGATGCCGCCGAGTGCCCGCCCACCTTCAACACCGATCCGCAGACGGTGCAGTTCGTGATCGCCGGCGGCGTCGAAGCCTTGTCGCGCGATGTCGAAGCCGACGAGGACTCCGCCGAATCGGGCCGCCACGACCTGGCCCGCCGCAAGCCGGGCCCTCAGGACGTGGTCGCCGGGATCGCCGCCAGTGGCCGCACTCCCTACACCGTCGCCGCTGTTGAATACGCGCGCAGCCAGGGCGCAAGGACCATTGCCATCACCTGCAATCCCGGCACGCCGCTGGCTCGCACCGCCGATATCGGGATCATCGTCGACGTAGGCCCCGAGGTGCTCACCGGTTCCACCCGCATGAAGGCCGGCACGGCACAGAAGATGGTCTGCAACATGATCACCACCGGCGCCATGGCACGCGCGGGTTACGTGTATGGCAACCTGATGGTGAACGTGGACGCGAAGAACCAGAAGCTGCTCGCGCGCGCCGTCGGCATCCTGGAACAGGCCTCCGCTGTGGACCGCGAACGCGCCGCGACCGCGCTCCAAGAGGCTGGCAACAGCGTGCCGGTGGCGCTGATCATGCTGAAGGCAGGTGTCAGCAAGCCGGACGCGCAGCGCCACCTCGAACTAGCCGGTGGTAACGTGCGCAGGGCGATCGAGTCCGCGCAGCCGCTGAGCGCGCGGCGAAGTTCGCGGAAGACTTAA
- a CDS encoding beta-lactamase family protein, with product MNLKSNLAAQDRRFARAFRLVHDAIAARAFPGCSLAVVHRGELVACRGVGRFAYEPQAPEVAADTIFDVASLTKMVATTTMAMILYERGLLDLDLPVQSVVREFAGKDNDARRQDVTIRSLLAHNSGLPTYVRLYETWRTRDELALAACRTPLEAAPGERTAYSDIGFIVLGEALARLADDPLDSFCRREIFGPLGMSRSCFNPPAELRPLIPPTEDDRRFRQRIMQGEVHDENAFVMGGVAGHAGLFSSAPNLACFAAAMLRGGVIVRAQTLAVFAQPHLAKAGSPRALGFDLPSVPSQSGRYFFPRALGHLGFTGTSLWLDPDRDLAVILLTNRTWPDRSAQEIKRVRPLVHDAIVEALTS from the coding sequence GTGAACCTCAAATCCAACCTCGCCGCCCAGGACCGGCGCTTCGCCCGCGCGTTCCGCCTGGTGCACGATGCCATCGCCGCGCGTGCCTTCCCCGGTTGCTCGCTTGCCGTCGTGCATCGCGGCGAACTGGTCGCGTGCCGGGGCGTGGGCCGCTTCGCCTACGAGCCACAGGCGCCCGAAGTCGCTGCCGACACGATCTTTGACGTCGCCTCGCTCACCAAAATGGTCGCCACTACGACGATGGCGATGATCCTCTACGAGCGCGGCCTGCTTGATCTCGACCTGCCGGTGCAATCCGTGGTCCGCGAATTCGCCGGCAAGGATAACGACGCGCGTCGCCAAGATGTCACCATCCGCTCATTGCTGGCGCACAACTCGGGCCTGCCGACGTATGTGCGCCTGTACGAAACATGGCGCACGCGCGATGAGCTTGCCCTTGCCGCCTGCCGCACTCCTCTGGAGGCCGCGCCCGGAGAACGCACCGCGTACAGCGACATCGGCTTCATCGTGCTCGGTGAGGCCCTGGCGCGCCTGGCCGACGACCCGCTCGACTCCTTCTGCCGCCGCGAAATCTTCGGCCCGCTCGGAATGTCCCGTTCTTGCTTCAATCCGCCGGCAGAATTGCGTCCGCTGATTCCGCCCACCGAAGACGACCGGAGGTTTCGCCAGCGCATCATGCAAGGCGAGGTCCACGACGAAAACGCTTTCGTGATGGGCGGAGTCGCCGGACATGCCGGTCTGTTCTCCAGCGCGCCCAACCTCGCCTGCTTCGCTGCAGCCATGCTGCGCGGCGGCGTCATCGTGCGCGCGCAAACGCTTGCCGTATTCGCACAGCCGCACCTCGCAAAGGCCGGCAGTCCGCGGGCTCTCGGTTTCGACCTGCCCTCCGTGCCCTCGCAGTCCGGGCGCTACTTCTTCCCGCGCGCACTCGGCCATCTCGGCTTCACCGGTACTTCCCTGTGGCTCGATCCGGATCGCGACCTCGCCGTCATTCTTCTCACCAATCGCACTTGGCCCGATCGCAGCGCGCAGGAGATCAAGCGCGTGCGTCCGCTGGTGCATGATGCGATCGTCGAAGCGCTGACATCGTAG
- a CDS encoding DUF1343 domain-containing protein: MKAHRSSLSAFLALIFIFAPAIPTSAQKSARQAARKATASKPKPSPTTDERFTAVDSIFSAAVAQHRIPGAVVLVGHDGKVVFRKAYGHRSLEPRREAMTLDTIFDMASLTKCLVTAVSVMRLVQYGQVRLNDPVAHYIPEFGAKGKDEITVRQLLTHYSGLPDDLDLKQPWRGRDTAYRMAMDTTPVYAPGSRFFYSDVNYEVLGFLVERVSGLPLDQYAKLHIFQPLQMEHTAFLPPPSWRPRIAPTEYDERGQMLRGVVHDPTARRMGGVAGHAGVFSTADDLSKFAQAMLDGGGPVLSPLMVEKMTTPQQPPNATSVRGFGWDIDTSFSSNRGDLLPVGSFGHTGFTGTSLWIDPVTRTYIMILSNAVHPRGQNGAMVSLRNRTATAVTAALKLSPSEEESMRLARITGYNDSFAASRRVNVRNGQVKTGIDVLEAHNFDRLRAAEPGKVRRIGLLTNQTGVDGQGRRTIDVLAHVEGTKLMAIFSPEHGVTGALDTTAVGNTVDAATGVPVYSVYGDSDAKRRPPLDVLRNLDAVVFDIQDAGARFYTYETTLGYLLEAAAKAGTEVVVLDRPNPITGSYVQGPVSEPGQESFVNYMPEPPRHGMTVGELAKMFNAERHLGARLTVIPMEGWIRGDWFDSTGLVWTSPSPNLRNLTEATLYPGVALIEGTNVSVGRGTDTPFEVVGAPWIKAKELADYLNARGIQGVRFVPINFTPTAGAKFAGQRLGGVNLVLLNRNTLDAPELGIELASALRKLYPNEFDMRQMILLVNNRRAMDAIAVGTDPRNIADDWREELERFVEIRREYLLY; encoded by the coding sequence ATGAAAGCCCATCGCAGCTCGCTATCCGCCTTTTTGGCGCTCATTTTCATCTTTGCGCCGGCCATCCCCACCAGCGCGCAGAAAAGCGCGCGCCAGGCGGCACGCAAAGCTACGGCGAGCAAGCCAAAGCCGTCCCCCACGACGGACGAACGCTTCACCGCCGTCGATTCCATCTTCAGCGCGGCCGTCGCGCAACATCGCATTCCCGGCGCAGTGGTGCTGGTGGGTCACGACGGCAAGGTGGTGTTCCGCAAAGCTTACGGCCATCGCAGCCTGGAGCCGCGGCGCGAGGCAATGACGCTGGACACGATCTTCGACATGGCGTCGCTCACCAAGTGCCTGGTGACCGCGGTATCGGTGATGCGCCTGGTGCAGTACGGGCAGGTGCGGCTGAACGATCCGGTGGCGCATTACATCCCGGAATTCGGCGCGAAGGGCAAGGACGAGATCACGGTGCGGCAGTTACTGACGCACTATTCCGGCCTGCCCGACGATCTCGATCTCAAGCAGCCGTGGCGCGGGCGGGATACGGCGTATCGCATGGCGATGGACACCACGCCGGTGTATGCGCCGGGCTCGCGGTTCTTCTACAGCGACGTGAATTACGAGGTGCTCGGGTTCCTCGTGGAGCGCGTGTCGGGCCTGCCGCTGGATCAATATGCGAAGCTGCACATTTTTCAGCCGCTGCAGATGGAGCACACCGCGTTTCTGCCGCCGCCATCGTGGCGGCCGCGAATTGCGCCCACGGAATATGACGAGCGCGGCCAGATGCTGCGCGGTGTGGTGCACGATCCGACGGCGCGGCGGATGGGCGGAGTCGCGGGACATGCGGGCGTGTTCTCGACCGCTGACGATCTCTCCAAGTTCGCGCAGGCCATGCTCGACGGTGGGGGACCAGTGCTGTCGCCGCTGATGGTCGAGAAAATGACCACCCCGCAGCAGCCGCCCAACGCCACGTCTGTGCGCGGCTTCGGATGGGACATTGATACGTCGTTCTCCAGCAACCGCGGTGACCTGTTGCCGGTGGGATCGTTCGGCCACACGGGCTTTACCGGCACTTCGCTGTGGATCGATCCGGTGACGCGGACCTACATCATGATCCTTTCCAACGCGGTGCATCCGCGTGGGCAAAACGGCGCCATGGTGTCGCTGCGCAACCGCACGGCGACCGCGGTCACGGCGGCGCTGAAGCTGTCCCCGAGCGAAGAAGAGAGCATGCGTCTGGCGCGCATTACCGGGTACAACGACAGCTTCGCGGCCTCACGGCGCGTCAACGTGCGCAACGGGCAGGTGAAGACCGGAATTGACGTGCTTGAAGCGCACAACTTCGACCGGCTGCGCGCGGCCGAGCCCGGCAAGGTGCGGCGCATTGGGCTACTCACGAATCAGACCGGCGTGGACGGCCAGGGCCGGCGGACGATTGACGTGTTGGCGCATGTGGAGGGCACGAAGCTCATGGCGATTTTCAGCCCCGAGCACGGCGTCACCGGCGCGCTGGACACGACTGCGGTCGGCAACACGGTGGACGCGGCGACCGGCGTGCCGGTGTACAGCGTCTATGGCGACTCGGATGCGAAACGCCGGCCGCCGCTGGACGTCCTGCGCAATCTCGACGCCGTGGTGTTCGATATTCAGGACGCTGGCGCGCGTTTCTACACCTACGAGACCACGCTGGGATATTTGTTGGAGGCCGCGGCGAAGGCAGGAACTGAAGTAGTGGTGCTCGACCGCCCGAATCCCATCACCGGCAGCTACGTGCAAGGGCCGGTGTCGGAGCCGGGGCAGGAGAGCTTCGTCAACTACATGCCGGAACCGCCGCGGCACGGCATGACTGTCGGCGAACTCGCGAAGATGTTCAACGCCGAGCGACACCTCGGCGCGCGCCTCACCGTGATTCCGATGGAAGGCTGGATTCGCGGCGACTGGTTCGATTCGACCGGGCTGGTGTGGACAAGCCCATCGCCCAACCTGCGCAATCTGACCGAAGCGACGCTCTATCCCGGCGTGGCTTTGATCGAGGGCACGAATGTTTCGGTGGGGCGCGGAACGGATACGCCGTTCGAAGTCGTGGGCGCGCCGTGGATCAAAGCGAAGGAGTTGGCCGACTACCTGAACGCGCGCGGGATCCAGGGCGTGCGCTTTGTCCCAATCAATTTCACGCCCACCGCGGGTGCGAAGTTCGCCGGACAGAGACTCGGCGGCGTCAACCTCGTGCTGCTCAACCGCAACACGCTGGACGCGCCGGAGCTGGGCATTGAGCTGGCGTCGGCGTTGCGCAAGTTGTACCCCAACGAATTTGACATGCGCCAGATGATTTTGCTGGTCAACAACCGGCGGGCCATGGACGCGATTGCTGTCGGCACGGACCCGCGCAACATCGCCGACGACTGGCGCGAGGAGCTGGAGCGGTTTGTCGAGATCAGGAGGGAGTATTTGCTGTATTGA
- a CDS encoding TrbI/VirB10 family protein, whose amino-acid sequence MRWAIVVMLLSVMAAAQQAEDVRESSPAGSRHDATITVPAGTQIPVKLAQGISTKSAKIGDAVYAETVFPVTANDRIIIPAGTYVQGRITDIKRPGRVKGRAEFLMHFTTMIYHNGYTVMLPGGVENVPGADQQRIKDREGTIQQEGTKGKDAGTVAKTAGAGAGVGSIAGRSVKGAGIGGAAGAAAGLAYVLFTRGPDINLPPGTSVQLVLERPLSLDGNKIR is encoded by the coding sequence ATGCGTTGGGCGATTGTCGTTATGCTGCTGAGTGTAATGGCGGCAGCGCAGCAGGCGGAGGACGTGCGCGAATCGAGTCCGGCCGGCTCGCGCCACGATGCCACCATCACCGTCCCGGCCGGCACGCAGATTCCAGTCAAGCTGGCGCAGGGGATTTCCACCAAGAGCGCGAAAATCGGCGACGCAGTGTACGCCGAGACGGTGTTTCCGGTCACGGCCAACGACCGCATCATCATTCCCGCCGGCACCTACGTCCAGGGCCGGATTACCGACATCAAGCGCCCGGGACGGGTGAAGGGCCGCGCCGAGTTCCTGATGCACTTCACCACCATGATCTACCACAACGGCTATACGGTGATGCTGCCCGGCGGAGTGGAAAATGTGCCCGGCGCCGATCAGCAACGGATCAAGGACAGGGAGGGCACCATCCAGCAGGAAGGGACCAAGGGGAAGGACGCGGGAACCGTCGCCAAGACGGCAGGGGCCGGCGCCGGCGTGGGGTCCATCGCAGGACGGAGCGTCAAGGGCGCGGGCATCGGCGGTGCGGCCGGCGCAGCCGCCGGGTTGGCGTACGTGCTGTTTACGCGCGGACCTGACATCAATCTGCCGCCCGGAACCAGCGTACAGCTCGTGCTGGAGCGGCCGTTGTCGCTCGACGGAAATAAGATCAGGTAG
- a CDS encoding SIMPL domain-containing protein has translation MKPASSVLLALTLLACAAAQNMPSVTAQPNTVYVSAEGKFESAPDTALIQFNISAQENSARAAYDRAAQESEQVRQILRSNGVDPKSAEIGFFSLQPVYDWKDPKRRVIGFRVSNSVSLKLKDFAKVGPIVQQLGAEEFNENVNLGYTLQDIDAAKLRAVEDAFQRARAEAAAAAKAGDRALGELSYASVDTFEPIIRSMGVAMQARAMAGQAQQVAAPTEVFSAQKITVTARVSAAFALK, from the coding sequence ATGAAACCGGCTTCGTCAGTTCTTCTGGCGCTCACGCTCTTGGCGTGCGCCGCCGCTCAGAACATGCCCTCCGTGACGGCGCAGCCCAACACGGTTTACGTAAGCGCCGAGGGCAAGTTCGAATCGGCGCCCGACACCGCGCTCATTCAGTTCAACATCTCCGCCCAGGAAAACTCGGCGCGCGCCGCCTATGATCGCGCCGCACAGGAAAGCGAGCAGGTCCGCCAGATCTTGAGAAGCAATGGAGTGGACCCCAAGTCGGCGGAGATCGGATTCTTCTCGCTGCAGCCGGTATACGACTGGAAAGACCCCAAGCGCCGCGTCATCGGCTTCCGCGTCAGCAACAGCGTCAGCCTGAAGCTGAAGGATTTCGCCAAGGTGGGGCCGATCGTGCAGCAGCTCGGGGCGGAGGAATTCAATGAAAACGTCAACCTCGGCTACACGCTCCAAGACATTGACGCCGCCAAGCTGCGCGCCGTGGAAGACGCCTTCCAGCGCGCGCGTGCGGAGGCCGCAGCGGCGGCCAAGGCTGGCGACCGCGCGCTCGGCGAGTTGAGTTACGCCTCCGTGGACACGTTCGAGCCGATCATCCGCTCCATGGGTGTAGCCATGCAAGCACGCGCGATGGCCGGGCAAGCACAACAGGTCGCGGCCCCGACAGAAGTATTCTCGGCGCAGAAAATCACGGTAACGGCGAGGGTGAGCGCGGCATTTGCTCTGAAGTAA
- a CDS encoding response regulator — MPAERILIVDDEEAIREIVHSMLTMAGYRCQQANSGAEALAILESGEQFDLMLSDLMMAEMDGIALLERTKEKYPDMPVVMVTAVHDISVALAAIRNGAYDYLLKPFEREQLQAIVRRALENRRLKLENRAYQTNLEALVTARTEQLRHTMQDLERSYDITLEALGDALDLKDAETEGHSKRVTAFTMAMARSIGLPQDKIRVIARGAFLHDIGKMKIPDAILRKPGALTQEEIALMQEHCYWGYQMLRKIPFLTEAAEIVYAHQEKWDGTGYPRGLKGNEIPLGARLFSVADTLDAIMSDRPYRAAQTFTAAKEEIVRWSGRQFDPEVVKAFLTIPDTIWDDLRKEIGRTIDRITYSQKVATKA; from the coding sequence ATGCCGGCCGAACGAATCTTGATCGTTGACGACGAAGAAGCGATCCGGGAAATTGTGCACTCCATGCTGACGATGGCGGGCTACCGCTGTCAGCAGGCCAACTCCGGGGCTGAGGCCCTCGCCATTCTGGAGTCGGGCGAGCAATTCGACCTCATGCTTTCCGATCTCATGATGGCGGAGATGGACGGCATCGCCTTGCTGGAGCGCACCAAGGAAAAATATCCCGACATGCCGGTGGTGATGGTTACCGCAGTGCACGATATTTCCGTCGCCCTGGCCGCCATCCGCAACGGCGCCTACGATTACCTGCTGAAGCCGTTCGAGCGCGAACAACTGCAGGCCATCGTGCGCCGCGCCCTGGAGAACCGGCGCCTCAAGCTGGAGAACCGCGCCTATCAGACCAACCTGGAAGCGCTGGTCACGGCGCGCACCGAGCAGTTGCGCCACACCATGCAAGACCTGGAGCGTTCCTACGACATCACGCTGGAAGCGCTGGGCGACGCGCTCGACCTCAAGGACGCCGAAACCGAAGGCCACTCCAAGCGCGTGACCGCCTTCACCATGGCCATGGCGCGGTCCATAGGGTTGCCCCAAGATAAGATCCGGGTCATCGCGCGCGGCGCTTTCCTGCATGACATTGGCAAGATGAAGATCCCGGATGCCATCCTGCGCAAGCCCGGCGCCCTCACCCAGGAAGAGATCGCGCTCATGCAGGAGCACTGCTATTGGGGCTACCAGATGCTGCGCAAGATACCTTTTCTCACCGAGGCGGCCGAAATCGTTTATGCCCACCAGGAAAAATGGGACGGCACCGGCTATCCGCGCGGGCTGAAGGGGAACGAGATTCCGCTCGGCGCCCGCCTGTTCTCCGTCGCCGACACGCTGGATGCCATCATGTCCGACCGGCCGTATCGCGCCGCGCAGACCTTTACCGCCGCGAAAGAGGAAATCGTGCGCTGGTCGGGACGGCAGTTCGATCCCGAGGTGGTGAAAGCCTTCCTCACCATTCCCGATACCATTTGGGACGACCTGCGCAAGGAAATTGGTCGCACCATCGACCGCATCACCTACTCGCAGAAGGTGGCTACGAAAGCGTAG
- a CDS encoding GAF domain-containing protein, protein MNLAELSALWDRGGPALELLANCSGVLILLAASFLVFRTFRERYLLPWILGWFCYLVYRLATASFLLFTPPHWLIAVSQCAFVCAVALFVASIFYYIDRMDFLLPLAATATIAVAMAVARAIWWPNSAVLLGMVRGLYTVMAAAGGVALVVYSRGRRQIGQWVIMAMLLLLHLDQDVASPHFLSGIDLGIELLLGLSMLVVVLDDSKQRTDRLTALNLLSRALARAQEQGSMVLTALEQLKNLTGARAAWFRVLEGDRMVLTRHIGLSEKFIRERPTLDVRTTDGARLVQQGVPTILRLAALEPDNQRVLREEGFSHVLFIPVRGKTSVIGMIALGQAPSRSYTRDELDFLTSTGHQVGLALENLRLMEEIMRSHRQWISTFDSIEDMVLVHDADFRILKLNRAVLQRLGDRVGDVVYQRCDQVLPGAHARWRQCPYCEYSRTNFDEGPDPCFGGLSMVSTSSYTEGDALQGTIHVVRDTTERRAAEDRYRLLFEQVQEGVFVSTPEGRVIDCNDAFVRMFGYNRREEVLALDVARDLYFSTAQRQAFCEIMNERGFVRNYEVDLRRRDGSVLNALEHSFATRDASGKVDRYQGFLLDITEKRRAEDKIRRHNRELGVLNAIAVITSQSFDLDEILNTSLRHVMELFTADVGSVYLMGKGNVLHRRASNGHRSRLAATQFELTPEFTQQLRESRREVLTHEDLELLPDNVGEYVRSEGLRRWIWAVMWTNDAAVGVLGIASRDETHCFSETDQHLIVAVARQLAMTIEKVRLYEETCRAYDNLRRTQEQLLQSEKMSAIGQLISGVAHEINNPLTAILGYAQLLENEALEARARDFVAKLFKQAQRTQRLVQNLLSFARQRKPEKKEVDIRKVLDDTLALRDYDLTRHDIRVVCDMEDNLPAVVADAHQMEQVFLNIINNAVDAMLERERGGTLSVRAGRQNGHVCLEFRDSGPGIREPKKVFDPFYTTKPVGKGTGLGLSICYGIVKEHGGDIVALNHPDGGALFRVLLPATQMVPAQAPQEVAPRLPPLSGRILLVDEEAVLEFEREALAGAGAEVVAVSDGDQAIQHLQAEKFDAMLFGASMPGRWTGIDLYRWVAANLPGAEKNVILATSEIRDGQTRAFLQQARIPCIVKPFQVADLIAITRPLLTQSSGAN, encoded by the coding sequence ATGAATCTGGCAGAACTCAGCGCTCTGTGGGACCGGGGCGGCCCCGCTCTCGAGTTGCTGGCCAATTGCTCCGGGGTCCTGATCCTGCTGGCGGCGAGCTTTCTCGTCTTCCGCACCTTCCGCGAACGCTATCTGCTGCCCTGGATCCTGGGCTGGTTCTGCTACCTGGTGTACCGTCTGGCGACGGCCAGTTTCCTGCTGTTCACGCCTCCCCATTGGCTGATCGCGGTTTCGCAATGTGCGTTTGTTTGCGCCGTCGCGCTGTTCGTGGCTTCCATCTTTTACTACATCGACAGGATGGATTTTCTGCTCCCGCTGGCGGCCACCGCCACCATCGCGGTGGCCATGGCTGTCGCGCGCGCCATCTGGTGGCCCAATTCGGCGGTCCTGCTGGGGATGGTTCGCGGTCTCTACACGGTGATGGCGGCGGCCGGCGGCGTCGCACTGGTGGTGTACAGCCGCGGCCGTCGCCAAATCGGGCAGTGGGTCATCATGGCCATGCTGCTCTTGCTGCACCTCGATCAGGACGTCGCCAGCCCCCACTTCCTCTCCGGGATTGACCTGGGGATCGAGTTGCTCCTCGGCCTCAGCATGCTGGTGGTGGTGCTGGACGACTCCAAGCAGCGAACCGACCGCCTCACCGCGCTGAACCTGCTTTCCCGCGCGCTGGCTAGGGCCCAGGAACAAGGCTCGATGGTGCTGACCGCCCTGGAGCAACTGAAGAATTTGACCGGAGCGCGCGCGGCATGGTTTCGAGTGCTGGAAGGCGATCGCATGGTACTGACGCGCCACATCGGCCTCTCGGAAAAGTTCATCCGCGAGCGGCCGACCCTGGATGTCCGCACCACCGACGGCGCGCGCCTCGTGCAGCAGGGAGTGCCCACCATCCTGCGCCTTGCCGCTCTGGAGCCGGACAACCAGCGCGTACTGCGAGAGGAAGGTTTCAGCCACGTCCTGTTCATCCCGGTAAGGGGCAAGACCTCCGTCATCGGCATGATTGCCCTGGGCCAGGCTCCCAGCCGTTCCTACACGCGCGACGAGCTTGACTTCCTCACCTCCACCGGACACCAGGTCGGGCTGGCGCTGGAAAACCTGCGCCTGATGGAAGAAATCATGCGGTCGCATCGGCAATGGATCAGCACCTTCGATTCCATCGAAGACATGGTGCTGGTGCACGACGCCGACTTTCGCATTCTCAAGCTCAATCGCGCCGTCCTGCAGCGTTTAGGTGACAGGGTCGGCGACGTCGTGTATCAGCGCTGCGACCAGGTGCTGCCGGGGGCGCACGCGCGATGGCGCCAGTGCCCGTATTGCGAGTACAGTCGGACCAATTTCGATGAGGGGCCCGACCCCTGCTTCGGCGGGCTCTCGATGGTTTCCACCTCGTCGTACACTGAAGGTGACGCGCTCCAGGGCACCATCCACGTTGTCCGCGATACCACTGAGCGGCGCGCAGCCGAGGACCGTTATCGCCTGCTCTTTGAGCAGGTGCAGGAAGGCGTGTTCGTCTCCACGCCGGAGGGGCGGGTGATTGATTGCAATGATGCCTTCGTCCGCATGTTCGGATACAACCGGCGCGAGGAGGTGCTGGCACTCGACGTCGCCCGCGACCTGTATTTCTCCACGGCGCAGCGGCAGGCGTTTTGCGAAATCATGAATGAGCGCGGTTTCGTTCGCAATTACGAGGTGGACCTGCGGCGCCGCGACGGATCAGTGCTGAACGCGCTGGAACACAGCTTCGCCACCCGCGACGCTTCCGGAAAGGTCGACCGTTACCAGGGATTTCTGCTCGACATTACCGAAAAGCGGCGCGCCGAAGATAAGATCCGCCGGCACAACCGCGAACTGGGCGTGCTCAACGCCATCGCCGTGATTACCTCACAGTCGTTTGACTTGGATGAAATCCTGAATACCTCGCTGCGCCACGTCATGGAGTTGTTCACCGCCGATGTCGGCAGCGTGTACCTGATGGGCAAAGGCAACGTCCTCCATCGTCGCGCTTCGAACGGCCATCGCAGCCGCCTTGCCGCGACCCAGTTCGAGCTGACGCCCGAATTCACCCAACAGTTGCGCGAATCGCGCCGCGAGGTGCTTACCCACGAAGACCTGGAACTGCTGCCCGACAATGTCGGCGAGTACGTTCGCAGCGAAGGGTTGCGCCGCTGGATCTGGGCGGTGATGTGGACCAACGACGCCGCAGTGGGCGTGCTCGGCATCGCCAGCCGCGACGAGACGCACTGCTTTAGCGAGACCGATCAGCACCTCATAGTGGCCGTCGCGCGCCAGTTGGCCATGACCATCGAAAAGGTGCGACTCTACGAGGAGACCTGCCGCGCCTACGACAACCTGCGCCGCACCCAGGAGCAATTGCTGCAGAGCGAGAAGATGTCGGCGATCGGGCAGTTGATCTCCGGCGTCGCCCACGAGATCAATAACCCGCTAACGGCGATCCTCGGTTACGCGCAACTGCTGGAGAACGAAGCGCTGGAGGCACGCGCCCGTGATTTCGTCGCCAAGCTGTTCAAGCAGGCGCAGCGCACCCAGCGCCTGGTCCAGAATCTTCTTTCCTTCGCCCGCCAGCGCAAGCCGGAGAAAAAGGAAGTTGACATCCGCAAGGTTCTCGACGACACGTTGGCGCTGCGCGATTACGACCTCACCCGGCACGACATCCGCGTCGTGTGCGACATGGAGGACAACTTGCCGGCCGTCGTCGCTGACGCTCACCAGATGGAGCAGGTCTTCCTCAACATCATCAACAACGCCGTCGATGCCATGCTGGAGCGCGAGCGCGGCGGTACGCTCTCCGTCCGCGCCGGCCGCCAGAACGGGCACGTCTGCCTTGAGTTCCGCGACTCCGGCCCCGGCATTCGCGAGCCCAAAAAGGTATTTGACCCGTTCTACACCACTAAGCCGGTGGGCAAGGGAACCGGGCTGGGGCTGAGCATCTGCTACGGCATCGTGAAGGAGCACGGCGGCGACATCGTGGCTCTGAACCACCCCGACGGCGGAGCATTGTTCCGCGTCTTGTTGCCGGCTACTCAAATGGTACCGGCGCAGGCGCCGCAGGAGGTCGCGCCTCGTCTGCCCCCGTTGAGCGGCCGTATTCTGCTGGTCGACGAGGAAGCGGTGCTCGAGTTCGAACGTGAAGCCCTGGCCGGCGCCGGCGCTGAGGTGGTCGCCGTTTCCGACGGCGATCAGGCCATCCAGCATCTGCAAGCGGAGAAGTTCGACGCCATGCTTTTCGGCGCCAGCATGCCTGGCCGCTGGACCGGAATTGACCTCTATCGCTGGGTGGCTGCGAATCTTCCCGGGGCGGAGAAGAACGTCATTTTGGCGACTTCCGAGATCCGCGATGGTCAGACGCGCGCTTTCCTCCAGCAGGCGCGCATTCCATGCATCGTCAAGCCATTCCAGGTGGCTGACCTGATTGCGATTACTCGTCCGCTGCTGACCCAGTCCTCGGGAGCCAACTGA